GGGGGTGATGGCGCACCGATGAATATCACGGATGGAGCTAAAACGAGCGTTGAACTTGCATTACTAAATGCCGATGGCCCTACCGGCAAATTCATCCACCTTGGCGAAGAATTGCCCTGGTAGGCCTAAAAATAAATTTCTTTTTTAAGGGAAAATAATACATTCATCTTAATCAGCCATCTTAAAATTTTTCTAAATTATCATTTTGTTAAGCCCTTATTTATACTGAGGACAATAAATACCTTTGCGACTCAGAAGATATGGATTTAGACATGAGACAAGAAAAAATATTTATGCTCGAAACCGGGCGATGCCTGAAAGTAATAACAGAGGGATTACTAGCAGAAGATTTTTCGAAGATAACAATAACCGTTAATGTGCTGATTAAAGACCCCAAAGAAGAAGAATTTCGTTTACCGATTGTAGAAACGCATCCCAAGTTCTGGAAACTTAAAAAACTGAATGCAGAACAAGCGAGAGCACTTCAGACAAAATACAGTGGGATTTCTGAAAAACAGTTACGAAAAGCCGTTAAAGAATTTGAGCAAATGCTGAGTCCTGAGGTATTACAATAATGAAAAGAGCGGTCGAAAAAATTCGACCGCTCTTTTCATTTAAACTGAAGTGTTGTAGATCAATTATTTTTCAATCCCCACAGGGCAACGGACCTACCGTTAACCTTAAACGTTGCTGAACCGTCTTCGCCGATGACGATTTCATCACCCACATTTCCGAGGTAATCTACAAATGTTTTTCCGGCGTGTTTTTCACCGACAAACATTGCTTTTGTACCGTCTTCACCGTTTGAAATCAGAATGGCACAACCAGAATTTTCATGGTCGTCATCGCCTTCCCTTGTCCAGCCGATGCAATTCGGATGATCGAAATATTCATTTTGCTGACCATATGCCAAATGTTTTCTAACGTAAAGAAACACTTCCAGCTTGTCGATTCTTTCAAGTGTGATCTCGTGCTCTTCGCCGTCATTCCCTTTATCGGTGTATTTTGTTCCGTACAAATCCGTGTAAAAGATGCAAGGATATCCATCCTTTCTAAACAAAATCAAGGCATAGGCCAATGGACGGAACCAAGCCTCAACAGTTTGTTCCAGTGATTGCAGCGGCTGGGTATCATGATTTTCAACCAGCGTAACGGCAAGTTCCGGACAAGCCTGAACCAGCGTATTATCAAAAATAGTACAAAGATTGAAATCGCTGTTTTCTTTTGAAGCTTTATAAAAATTGCCTTGAAGAGGTGCATCAAAAAGAGACATTCTTCTGTTTGTCGCCTCAATATAAGTAAGCATCGAAGGCAAATCATACGGAGCCCAATACTCTCCTACTGTATAAAATTCCTTTTGATATTTCCCCCTTAAATGGTCCAGCCATTCATTGTAAAATTCCGGATCCATGTGTTTGATTGCGTCGAGGCGAAACCCGTCAACACCAACTGTTTCATAAAACCATTCTCCCCAACGTTTTAGCTCTTCTTTTACGAATGGATTCCGGAAATCAATATCAGAAAGCATCAGGTAATCATAGTTTCCGTTTTCAACATCCAGCACATCCTGCCAACCTTCGCCATATTGATTCTGAATGCTGAAAATTGCTGTTTCTTCATTTTTCGCGTCAAAATCGACACCTGAAAAACATTGGTAATCCCAAACAAAAGATGAATATTTTCCTTGTCTGCCCGGAAAAGTGAATTTTGTGTAAGCTTCAATTTCCATGGGCTCACTGATGAATTCATTCCGATTTTCGGGTGTCACTTTTTTTACTGTGACCACTTCCTTTTCGTCAGCACCACCCATATGATTCAAAACCACATCGGCGTATACCTGAAGGCCTGCTTCTTTTCCGGCATTAACGGCATCGATCAATTCCTGTTTTGTCCCATACTTTGTTCTTACAGATCCTTTTTGGTCGAATTCGCCGAGGTCATACAAATCGTAAGAATCGTAACCAGGAGACTTGCTTCCCTCCATTCCTTTATGTGCAGGCGGAAGCCAAACCGAATCAATACCAATTGATTTAAGTCGTTCTGCCTCATTTTTAAAGTGATTCCACAGACTTCCGTCGGCAGGATAATACCACTCAAAAAATTGCAGCATTGTAAAATTTTCCATGATGAAGTATAACTTTTAATCTAAACAGGCACAAAGACCATTCCCAAATTTTAATTAAAAATTGGTGATACAATTACTATGCCTTTGCCGAATTCAGCACATTAAATCAAAAAAATTGAGGATTAATATAATTTGGTACTTATGACTTTACGGTTTTAAAAATTTATTTTCAAATGTTAATTTGCGAACTTCTTTATTATGTAACCACTCAGTAAAGAGTATTAATAAGGGAATTGAACCTGATGATCAAAAAATAAAAAAAATGAATTAAAATGATCCAAAGAAAACTTTGAATCGTATATAAACGCGCGAGAGCCCATAACACTGACCGTCACTACTTTAATCCTCCAATTAAAATACTATGAATCACTGCTTTACTTATACGTTATCTTTTCAGGGGCACAGTCCTTCGATTTTCATATCCCGGCATCACTTCGATAAAATAAAGTCCAATTTAATTTTGAAGACAGACTAGAAGACGCGCTGGTATCAATACTGGTAATTTCCTGGCAACATCTCGAAATAATAACAGGTCTTTTTTACTTTTTTAATTGAAAGTAAAAATTATCTATTTGGTAAATTCTCAACTACAACACACTTTAACTACTCACCGTGAAGCCACAAGACACAACTATTTCCAATATTCCGGATTGCGGACCACTTTGTGCAACCGGGTATACTCATCACGCTGTGGCTCAGGCAGGGCTCGGCGACCAAATCATCACGTTTTTTACAGGCCTTTTGGATACCACGAACTGGCCTCCACGATGGTACTGCGGAAACTGGTCTGATTTTCATGGGTGGCTTTATATAACCTCCGATCTTCTGATCTGGGCCGCTTATTTCCTGATTCCAACATTCCTATTTCGCCTGGTGCTGCTCAGGAAAGATTTCCCTTTTCCCAAAGTGGTTTGGCTCTTTGGTGCATTTATTGTCTTCTGCGGAACAACCCATTTTATTGATGCCATCATTTTCTGGTGGCCGGTCTATCGCCTGAGTGCTTTAATTAGGCTGCTAACGGCGATTATTTCGATGACAACCGTGTATGTTCTTTATAGAATTCTACCAAATGTTTTGCTGCTAAGGTCCGTAAAAGAGTTAGAACATGAAATTAATGAACGCCGGCTAGTAGAAGAGAAACTGGCAGCCAGTGAATTTTTATTATCAGAAGCCGGACATGTCGGACGTGTGGGCGGATGGGAATTTGATGTGCAAACCAAAGAATTCTATTGGTCCAAAACAGCTTACGAGATTTACGGACAAAGCGAGGATTATTTTATCGGCCCGGAAGAGTCCATAGCTTCTTTTATCAAACCGCATCAGGAAATCCTGAGAAAAACGCTTCAAAATGCTTACAGCCAAGGCGTAGGTTGGGATATGGAATTGCAGCTTGTAACGCCCGACCAAAATAAAAAATGGGTCCGCTATTATGGCAAGCCTCTATTTGACTCAGATGGAAATCTGGTTAAAATGCGTGGAGTTATTATGGATATTGATAAGTATAAAACGAATGAATTGGCTCTAAGCAAATCGGTTGATTTGATGGCTCAGCAAAACAATCAGCTTAAAAATTTTACACATATTCTCTCGCACAATCTTAGAAATCATTCCAGTAACATTTCGATGCTTACGAATATCGTTGATGAAACTGCGATGGATAAGAATAACATTGAAATTTTCCAGAAGATTAAACGTGTTTCCGAAAATCTGAACGAGACGTTAAATGATCTTTCAACGGTTATCAAAATCAGGGAAAGCTATTTGCCAAGCCAGGAATTAAGTTTCAGAGCTACAACAGAAAAAGTATTGGGTGTGTTGGATACCGGCCTGAGCCAGAGCCATGCCGTCGTGGATATTAACTTCGAAATTGATACAGTCATGTTTCCCGGAATTTATCTTGAAAGTATCATTATGAATCTGGTTTCCAACGGTATAAAATATAAAAAAGAAAACGAAGACTTACGCATTGAATTAAAGACTTACACCGATCAAAATCAGATTACCATTCTTGAATATAGTGACAATGGCATGGGCATCGACCTTGAATTACATGGTGAGAAAATTTTTGGACTTTATAAAACATTCCACAAACATAAAGATGCTAACGGTGTAGGGTTATTTCTGATTAAAAATCAGATCGAATCGCAAGGCGGAAAAATCACTGTGGAAAGTAAACTGAATTTCGGAACCAAATTTAAAATTGCATTTTATGAGAAAAATTAAACTTTTATGTGTTATCGACGATGATGAAATCTATACATTTCTAATCAAAAGAATAATCAAACATGCGGAGGTTGCCGAAAACACAATTTTTTTCAAAAATGGTCTGGAAGCGCTCGAATTTTTTGTAGACAAGAAGATGCAGCCCGAAGAACTTCCGGAATTGATATTGCTCGATATCAATATGCCGATTCTTGATGGCTGGCAGTTTCTGGATGGCTATTCCAAGCTGGCTCCTATCATAAAAAAGGACATAACACTTTATATGACTAGCTCTTCCGAAGATCAGGATGATTATAACCGTGCCATGTCCATTGGGCCTGTAAAAGATTTTATCCAAAAACCGATTGATGTAGATGTATTGAAAAAACTGGTTGAACAGATGTGAATGCCATGACTGCTTTAAACTTTTGACATACTCAGAGCATCTTTAAAAGCAGCTGCAATTTGTTCATTAGATTGCGTCAACAGACTATCGTTTACCATCAATTTTATGGTTCCGTCTGATTTTGCAAGCGGTAATGCAATATTATATCTCTGCCACAATGTTTCACTTAACTTTTTAGAATTCACAGAGGCAGAAAGTTTTAATATGGAAATATTGGTTCCATCTTTTATGGATGTTATTGTTAATTCCGGTATTTGATTCAGTATTTTGAAAAGCTGCTCCGATTGAGACGCAAAACGTTTGAAACGATCTTCAATACCTGTCAAATGATGTAAGGCCATGGCTGCATTCGTCCAGTTTGAGTAAACAACGCCGCCATGTACTTTCACCAAATGTTCCATTTTGTCTATGATATTTTTGGGACCACATAGAACAGCACCTCCTGCGGCTCCAAGATATTTGTACAATGAAATGTATACGGTATCAAAATAAGACGCATATTCGGAAACTGAATTTCCTGAAAAAGCTGACGCCAGATAAATACGCGCGCCGTCCAGGTGAAGTTTATAACCTTGCGCCTTGCAAAAAGCACTTATCTTTTTAATCTCACTTAAAGGAACAAATTGTCCGTCGTTGCGCCTAACCGGATTTTCAATCGATACTGCTCCTATCCCACTTTTGAATACTTCTCTTTGAGCAAGTTCCTCAATCGAACCCTGTAATTCTTCCAGGGTAAAATATGCTTTGCCCGCAGCCAGCGGAATAAGCCGTTTACTAAATACCGACTGTGCTGAATCTGCTTCATCACGATAAACATGACTTGTGTCCTGTACAAATGCCTTTGTATTCTCACCACATAAAACAGAAATCGCCAGTTGATTTGCCATCGTGCCTGTCGGCATGTAAATGGCGGATTCTTTTCCTGTTATTTCACAAAATTTCTTCAAAAGCTGCTCAACGCTTCCGCCCTTTCCATATACATCTTTGACAACAGGCTTATCTTTGTTAATCTGATACAATTTTTCCAAATATTCGTCAGGGGAATACATTGGGCCATCCCCCATGAAATAAACACTTTCCTTTGCGGGAGCTCCTGACTTTCCCTGTGTAGCAAAAACATCAATCGTCGAAAGAGCCGGCGCAACTGATAAACCGGAAACACGCAAAAAATCTCTTCTGTTAAACATGATCTGACCGGTTAAATATGTAGGTTTTGATATGAATTGAAATTACGAAATGATTAACGGGATTGCTTTTCCCAATATCTAGAAAATTTTCCCCAACTAAATTAACACTGGTGACAAAATAAGTCTTAAAACCAAACTTCAAAACACAACCACATTTCGACTTTTAGGAAGAGAACAAAATTACATACCAGATTTTACCGATATTTTCAAAACAAAACTGATTAATTACAAGACATAATCCAAATTTGTTGTGTGAAATTAACCATGTAATCAAAAGGTAATAGGTACGATTATTTGATTGATAAATTTTTAGACCAAAACACTTAAATGGTCTAAAAATTTATTTGTTTCATTTATTAATTTACAAAACGACATGAAAAAGCTACTTTTTACAATATGCCTGGTAACAATCAGCACTTTTACTTTCGCACAAACTTTTAGTATCGGTCCAAAAGCGGGTGTCAATATCAGCAATTACACGAGTGGAGATATTGATTCTGATCCTCTGGTAGGTTATCATATCGGAGGTCTTTTGAACTTTGGTTTTGGAAAAAATTTCTCGATTCAACCGGAAGTTTTGTTCTCAACACAAGGAGCGAAAGTTCAGCGTCCGGCTGGTCAGCAGGATTTCAAAATAAGCTATCTTACAATTCCTGTTATGTTCAAATTAAAAACCAACGGTGGCTTTTTTGTCGAAGCAGGTCCGCAGGTTGGTTTCAGAACTTCACAGGATCTTCCTGACCAGACCATCAATCACTTCGCTAAAAATCTTGATTTGGCAGTGGGTGCAGGAATTGGATATCAAACCAAAATCGGTTTGGGAATCGGTGCAAGATATATTGCAGGACTTTCGAAAGTGGGTAACTTCTCCGGACAAAATATCAATCCTGATTTCAAAAACAGCGTTATTCAGGCAAGTATTTTCTGGGCAATTCCTTTGATCAATAACGACTAATCACAGCACTTTAATAATGATTGGGGAAAAGATTAATTTCTTTTCCCCTTTTTTATGCCTAACGCTGCAAGATTTAATAATTTGTAAAAATGATATGCGAAAGATTAACTTCGCAATTCCGAATTTTACACTCTTTTAAAAATATGATAACTCATTCCGTTTTTTTCAAACTCAAACATCCAAAAGGTTCAGCAGAAGAAAAGACATTTTTGAATGCAGCAATCGAATTGTCATCCATTCCGGGTGTTAACAATTTTCAATGTGTTCAGAAAGTCGGTAAATCGAATAAATTCGATTATGGCCTGACCATGGAATTCGATGATCAAAAAAGTTATGACGAATATTCAGCGCACCCGGATCATGTTCAGTTTGTTGAACAGTTATGGTTAAAAAATGTAGACGATTTTCTTGAAATCGATTACGTTCAATATATTGAATAGTAAAAGACAAAGCCACTGGGGAAATGAACTGACTGGTGGCTTTGTAAATATGATTAAAGATTTATTAGGTTATCAGATTCCCTTTTGAAAATCCTTTCTGTATTGCAACGGACTTATTTTTATTAACCTTTTAAAGAGTTTATAAAAATGGGAAACATCTCCAAATCCGCTTTCCATCGCAATTTCTGCCACTGGTTTTTCAGTTGATAAGAGCTGCTGCATGGCAAAGTTTATGCGGTAATCAATGACGGTTTCCATAAATGTTTTATCGGTAGCCTTTTTGAAATACTTGCAAAAAGCATTCGGCGACATATTCACTTCGGCCGCAACTTCATTCAATATAATATCCTGCCTGAAATTGTCAACAATATAACCCAGCGCCACATTCATTCTTTCCTTGTTGATATGCGGGAGCTGCGCCACCGTTCCTCCGTGATCCAGCAATTGATATTCCGCCGAATCAGCAAGATCTTCCATCACATCCAGAAGTCTTAACATTTTGCGGAAAGGGTTTTCTTCGACAGAGAGTAATTCTAATTTGGGTACTACATTTTCTGCCGTTTTTCCCATAAAACGAATACCGGATGCACTGCGTTTTAAAATATTCTGGATATTGGAAAGCTCTGGTCTGTCAAAAAATTCCTTCCCCAGAAAATCATTTATAAAATGTACAACCACTGATTTCACACCGTCTTCCTTTTCACTTTTCCAGCAGTGCGGCAAATCCGGCCCGATTAAAACCAGATCATTCTCCTCAAAATCCGCCATGTTATTTCCCACATAACGTTTTCCTCTTCCCTTCAAAATCAGTGTAAGTTCAAATTCAGGATGAAAATGAAACGGAACCGTAAATTGTTCCAGATCGAAGGACCTGACGATGAAAGAACTTTCAGGTCCTGGTTTTAAATTCTCGAATAAAGGTTTCATATTGACTTTATTAATCAATTCTTAATCTCAAATTTAAAAATAGATAAAATACACCATAAATTAGCCATTATCCGCCTAACTAAAAATTAATAAAGAGCCGAAATTTGAGAAAGATTATTCCTAAACCTTAAATTTTATATGGCTACTTTGACCGCCCCAGATCTAAACGGTTACAAAACAGTCTCTGAAAGTGAAATTCAAAGTTTTAAAGAAAACGGGCACGTTTTGATTCCCGGAATACTTAATGAAAATGAAGTTTCGTATTACAGAGATGTGATTAACAAGGCAGCTGTAACCTACAACACAGAAAAGCGCAAACTGGAAGACAGGGACACTTACGGAAAGGCTTTTCTACAAATTACTAATCTGTGGGAAGTTGATGAAAATGTAAAAAACTTCTCGCTTGCAAAACGTTTTGGCAAAATCGCTGCGGATTTACTCGGTGTGGAAAATGTCAGAATTTATCATGATCAGGCGCTTTACAAAGAACCCGGCGGGGGTTTTACGCCGTGGCATCAGGATCAGTATTACTGGCCGGTTGACACGGATAAAACCATTACCATGTGGATGCCATTGATTGATATTGATTCTGATATGGGCATGCTCACATTCGCTTCCGGCTCTCACCAAAGTGGTTTTATTGAAAATGTACCGATTTCTGACGAGTCAGAAATTATGCTGCAAAAATTTGTGCATGAAAAAGGTTACAAAATAACCAGGGCGGAAACCATGAATGCGGGTGATGCAACCTGGCATTATGGCTGGACGCTGCATTCTGCACCGGGAAACAAATCAACTGATGTTGTACGCGAGGTGATGACCATTATTTTTGTAGCAGATGGTGCAAAAATCACTGAGCCGCAAAACAAACATCAGGAGGCTGATCGCCAGCGCTGGATGGCAGGTGCACCTGCGGGTGAGCTGTTTGCTTCCAATCTGAATCCGGTAATTTTATAGTTATTTTGCAAGCCCGTTTACATTCTTGAACTTGGAGGTATCCCTTAACCGGGGATACCTTTTTTAGTTTTGATAATATCGGTTTAAATCTTTTCGAATCAACTTTTCAGATCATTCCTCTAAATTTCAAAACAGATAGCTGCCAGGTTTCTTTCAAAAATTTTTGGCTGGCTTGATTATTTAGGCCCGGATCAGGATAATTAATTTTCGACCTAATTGATCAGAACAGATGCAGGAGAAAAAAGACGGATACAATCCCATTGAAGATTATGGTCTTATTGGAAATCTGAAAACAGTGGCCCTGGTGTCCATGGACGGCTGCATAGATTTCATGTCATATCCTGATTTTGACTCTCCTACTGTTTTTGCAAAATTACTTGATAACAAAAAAGGCGGCAGCTTTTCGGTTGCGCCTCAGATTAAAGATTATAAGACAAAACAACTTTATCTGCCTGGTACGGCTGTACTTCTAACACGCTTTTTTTCCGAAGACGGCATTGCAGAACTGACTGATTACATGCCGGTTGAAGACGGACATCCGAGAAAATCCAACGTTATTGTAAGGGAAGTTAAAACCGTACGGGGTTCGATCACTTATCAGGTAAAATGCGATCCGGCATTCGATTACGGCAGAGCTGAACATACCTCTGAACTTGACAATAATGTCCTTGTTTTCAAGGGAGGCGATGAAGCAAAAACTGCACTGCGCCTTTCCGCATCCGTTCCTTTACAAATTGTAAAAAATCATGGTTACGCCGAATTTACATTGCAACAATCCGAAATCGCTTACCTGATACTGGAAAATGGAAACCAGAAAAAAAGCGAAATTGATTCAATCGAAATTTATAAAAAACAGACATATACGGATACGATCGACTTCTGGCGAAGCTGGTCGAATCAATCGCATTATAAAGGAAGATGGACAGAAACGGTTAACCGGTCTGCGATTACCCTAAAATTACTGACATCTGCCGAACTTGGATCTATGGTTGCCGCACCTACTTTCAGTCTTCCCGAAACTTTGGGAGCTGGGCGCAACTGGGATTATCGTTTCACCTGGATCAGAGATGCGGCCTTTACAATGTATGCTTTTTTAAGACTGGGCTATACCGAAGAAGCCACGGCATTTTTGAAATGGATACATGACCGATGCAAAGACGATAAACTTTATCTGATGTATTCGATTGATGGTCATCATGATCTGGCAGAAAAAGAACTTCCGCATCTGGAAGGTTATAAAAAATCAAAACCGGTAAGAATCGGAAATGCCGCTCAGGATCAGCTGCAAATCGATATTTATGGGGAACTGATTGACACGGTTTACATTTACGATAAACAGCATTCTGCCATTACTTATGAATTTTGGGCAACGATTAATACTCAGGTTGAACAAGTAATCAAAAGCTGGAAAGATGCGGATCACGGGATCTGGGAAATCAGAAATGTAAAAAAGGAATTTCTGCACAGTCGGCTTATGTGCTGGGTTGCCATGGACAGAGCCATCAAAATTGCTGAACACCGCTCTTTCCCCTATCCAAAAAACCAATGGAATGAAGTGAGGGATGAGATTTACATGGATATTTACGAAAATTTCTGGCATGAAGAATTGGGGGCATGGGTACAATATAAAGGTGCCAAACATGTGGACGCCAGTGTGCTTCTGATGTCCTTGCTGCACTTTATCTCTCCTCATGAGCCAAGATGGTTATCGACAATGAAAGTGGTTGAACGGGAATTAGGCCTGGATGTTCTTTTATACCGATATAGAAACGGTCCGGAGCAGTTTGACGGATTGAATGGCGATGAAGGAACTTTCAATATGTGCTCTTTCTGGTATATTGAATCACTCGCTAAAAGTGGTGAAGTAATTAAGGCGCTGGATAGTTTTGAAAAAATGACCGGATATGCAAACCACCTTGGACTGTTCAGCGAACAAATCAGTCATAAGGCTGAACATTTAGGAAATTTCCCTCAGGCATTTACGCATCTTGCATTAATCAGCGCGGCATTGGAAATTGACAAACAGCTTAACCGTTTGTAGGCTTATTTTTAACTAAACAACAAATGCTATAACATATCAAATAAAAGTATACAATTTGTAATTAGTCTTAATAGATTTGATGCATCGTTTCAAGACGATATATTTTCTCTACTCAGACTTATTTTTATGAAATTGTTATTACCCATTTTTTTAGCCTGCTTTTTCGCAGGAATTAATTCTTCTTTTGCCCAAAATACCGGAACCATTTCCGGACAGATCACCTCAGTTGATAAACTCCCGTTGGAATCTGTTTCTGTTTCTCTGATTGAATTAAACAAAGGAACACTAACCGACAATCAGGGAAATTACCAGATTTCCAACCTTACTCCGGGGAAATATACCATACGTATACAAATCCTCGGTGCAGCGGAAAAAGATCTTCCGGTTGAAGTAACATCAGGACAAACTTCCATCGTAAGTTATCAGCTGAACGAGGAAAACATCCACGCTTTACAGGAAGTAACTGTGATGGGCTCAACCAATAAATTCTCTAAAAAGGAAAGTATTTATGTGGCGCGTTTACCCTTGAAAAATATGGAAAACCCTCAGGTTTACACCACTGTTCCAAAGGAATTAATCCAGGAACAAATGGCTATTGACCTGGGAAGTATTTCCAAAAATGTTCCGGGCGCAGGTATTCCGATGCTGGCAAATCAGGGAAGAGTCACTTTCCGTCAAAGAGGATTTGAAACGGAGCCAAATGCCAGAAACGGTGTTGCAGGAGCCGCATTCTCATCCATAGATCCGGCAAACATTGAACGTGTGGAAGCGATCAAAGGACCATCTGCCGCATTATTTGGCACCAACGTATCAAGCAGTTATGGCGGGCTTTACAACAGGGTTACCAAAAAACCGTTTAACGGTTTCGGCGGAGAAGTGTCCTACACCGGCGGAAGCTGGAATCTTAACCGGTTAACGCTGGATGTCAATACGCCGGTGAATGCAGACAAAACCATTTTGTTCCGTATGAATGGCGCTACCACTTTTGAAAAAAGTTTTCAGGATCAAGGTTTTACCAGAAGTTTGAGTATCGCACCGAGTATTTCCTATCAGATCACAGACAGACTTTCGTTATGGCTGGATGTGGAATTTGGCCAGGCAAAAGGTACTTCTGTGGTTCGTTTCAATCCATTCACGGGAAGCAACAAAACACAATCCATCAAGGATATGAAATTTCCTTACAAACGCCTTTTTGGAGCAAATGACCTTACTTACGACACGCAAATGCTGAACATTTTCGCTCAGCTTAATTATAAAATATCCGAGCAATGGACTTCACAAACAGTCATTTCGCGTTCACGTTCTTCTATTAACGGATATATTTCTGCATTAAACGGACGAACAGATTCTACGCTGCGCGCTTCCGTAACCAGAGGTTATACTGCTTTTATTGCTACGGATATTCAGCAAAATTTCATCGGAGATTTCAAGATAGGGAATTTCAGAAACCGACTTGTGGTTGGACTTGATTATTACAACAATTCAAATTCTTTTGACCGGATAGCGATTAACGGTCCTACAATCAACTTCATAAATCCGCCCGCAAACTCTAAAATTAATGCGCAGGTCATTGACGCGCTTGCTTCAACAGGAACCGTTCGTGCAGAAAATAATGGTGACAACAGTTACGCGGTTTATGCCTCCGATGTTTTCAATGTTAACGAACGTTTGATGGCGATGCTGAGCTTGCGCGTTGACCGTTACAAAAGCCAGGGCGTTTATAATATCGCAACCGCGGTGACCACCGGCGCTTATAACCAGACGGCACTTTCACCGAAATTGGGTCTTGTTTACCAGCTTTTAAAAGACCGCGTTTCAGTATTTGGAAGTTATATGAATGGCTTTTTCAATAAAGCAGGATCGGATGCGAGTGGAAATGCATTCAAACCGGAACAGGCAAATCAGCTGGAATATGGAATTAAAGGAGATGTCTGGAATCACAAACTGGTGGGAACTGTAAGTTATTACGACATCCGGGTAAAAGATGTGATCCGTGCAGATCCTAATGATGTTAATTATTCGATCCAGGATGGTTCGCAGCAAAGCAAAGGGGTAGAATTTGAACTGACTGCCAATCCTGTCAAAGGATTAAATATTGTGGCCGGGTATGCTTACAACGACAGCAAATATACCAAAGCAGATGAAACTCTTCAGGGCCTTCGTCCCGCCTTGTCCGGCCCGGCCCGCACACTCAATTTCTGGGTAAGCTACCGGATTTCACAAGGAAAATATAAAGGTTTGGGACTTGGATTCGGAGGAAATTCCGGCAGTGATTCTTATCAGACAAATACGGCAAAAGCCAAAATCATCATTCCGTCTTATACCCTGCTTGACGCAAGTATTTTCTACGATCAGCCTCGTTATCGTATCCGATTTAAACTCGATAACCTTACAAGTGAACAAGCCTGGTC
The nucleotide sequence above comes from Dyadobacter subterraneus. Encoded proteins:
- a CDS encoding phytanoyl-CoA dioxygenase family protein, whose translation is MATLTAPDLNGYKTVSESEIQSFKENGHVLIPGILNENEVSYYRDVINKAAVTYNTEKRKLEDRDTYGKAFLQITNLWEVDENVKNFSLAKRFGKIAADLLGVENVRIYHDQALYKEPGGGFTPWHQDQYYWPVDTDKTITMWMPLIDIDSDMGMLTFASGSHQSGFIENVPISDESEIMLQKFVHEKGYKITRAETMNAGDATWHYGWTLHSAPGNKSTDVVREVMTIIFVADGAKITEPQNKHQEADRQRWMAGAPAGELFASNLNPVIL
- a CDS encoding glycoside hydrolase family 15 protein, with protein sequence MQEKKDGYNPIEDYGLIGNLKTVALVSMDGCIDFMSYPDFDSPTVFAKLLDNKKGGSFSVAPQIKDYKTKQLYLPGTAVLLTRFFSEDGIAELTDYMPVEDGHPRKSNVIVREVKTVRGSITYQVKCDPAFDYGRAEHTSELDNNVLVFKGGDEAKTALRLSASVPLQIVKNHGYAEFTLQQSEIAYLILENGNQKKSEIDSIEIYKKQTYTDTIDFWRSWSNQSHYKGRWTETVNRSAITLKLLTSAELGSMVAAPTFSLPETLGAGRNWDYRFTWIRDAAFTMYAFLRLGYTEEATAFLKWIHDRCKDDKLYLMYSIDGHHDLAEKELPHLEGYKKSKPVRIGNAAQDQLQIDIYGELIDTVYIYDKQHSAITYEFWATINTQVEQVIKSWKDADHGIWEIRNVKKEFLHSRLMCWVAMDRAIKIAEHRSFPYPKNQWNEVRDEIYMDIYENFWHEELGAWVQYKGAKHVDASVLLMSLLHFISPHEPRWLSTMKVVERELGLDVLLYRYRNGPEQFDGLNGDEGTFNMCSFWYIESLAKSGEVIKALDSFEKMTGYANHLGLFSEQISHKAEHLGNFPQAFTHLALISAALEIDKQLNRL
- a CDS encoding TonB-dependent receptor — its product is MKLLLPIFLACFFAGINSSFAQNTGTISGQITSVDKLPLESVSVSLIELNKGTLTDNQGNYQISNLTPGKYTIRIQILGAAEKDLPVEVTSGQTSIVSYQLNEENIHALQEVTVMGSTNKFSKKESIYVARLPLKNMENPQVYTTVPKELIQEQMAIDLGSISKNVPGAGIPMLANQGRVTFRQRGFETEPNARNGVAGAAFSSIDPANIERVEAIKGPSAALFGTNVSSSYGGLYNRVTKKPFNGFGGEVSYTGGSWNLNRLTLDVNTPVNADKTILFRMNGATTFEKSFQDQGFTRSLSIAPSISYQITDRLSLWLDVEFGQAKGTSVVRFNPFTGSNKTQSIKDMKFPYKRLFGANDLTYDTQMLNIFAQLNYKISEQWTSQTVISRSRSSINGYISALNGRTDSTLRASVTRGYTAFIATDIQQNFIGDFKIGNFRNRLVVGLDYYNNSNSFDRIAINGPTINFINPPANSKINAQVIDALASTGTVRAENNGDNSYAVYASDVFNVNERLMAMLSLRVDRYKSQGVYNIATAVTTGAYNQTALSPKLGLVYQLLKDRVSVFGSYMNGFFNKAGSDASGNAFKPEQANQLEYGIKGDVWNHKLVGTVSYYDIRVKDVIRADPNDVNYSIQDGSQQSKGVEFELTANPVKGLNIVAGYAYNDSKYTKADETLQGLRPALSGPARTLNFWVSYRISQGKYKGLGLGFGGNSGSDSYQTNTAKAKIIIPSYTLLDASIFYDQPRYRIRFKLDNLTSEQAWSVRLTPQAPARFMGNLVLKF